A region of Acaryochloris sp. CCMEE 5410 DNA encodes the following proteins:
- a CDS encoding PleD family two-component system response regulator, whose amino-acid sequence MKTVLVVDDSPAELKLMCLYLKEAGYLVISTDDAKEAVTKAETQKPDLVITDVVMPEMSGFELCRTLKKSEATQQLPVIICTTKNQDLDKLWGKKQGADEYVTKPYTREDFLKAVRSVL is encoded by the coding sequence ATGAAAACTGTTTTAGTAGTAGATGATAGTCCGGCTGAACTAAAGCTAATGTGTCTATATTTAAAAGAAGCTGGCTATCTTGTTATTAGCACAGATGATGCCAAAGAAGCTGTGACAAAAGCTGAAACTCAAAAGCCTGATCTTGTCATTACTGATGTGGTTATGCCAGAAATGAGTGGGTTTGAGTTGTGCCGAACTCTAAAGAAGAGTGAAGCGACTCAGCAATTACCTGTGATTATCTGCACGACAAAGAATCAGGATTTAGATAAGCTCTGGGGTAAAAAGCAAGGAGCAGATGAATATGTCACTAAGCCCTATACCCGTGAAGATTTTCTAAAAGCCGTTCGTTCTGTTCTATAA
- a CDS encoding PD-(D/E)XK nuclease family protein, translating to MAYSLSATKLTTYKQCPQAYNFKYERGLSSPSAFGSPKFGNALHGALAEIYRDWNYAYPLPSLDWFAVCWQQHTGELTPTQIHEGWMALQLYYERYVAPLPMIRKPLGVEAKLKASFQVNNIEFSLSGRYDRLDFTDDGLELIDYKTSKTIAPSDEIDLQLGLYYLILEQTYHKALQKLSLIYLRQGQKITFDVTPEHHQQVRELIGDMALKLRADQDWEPEEGQHCDRCGYQRYCPARTKKPEPLPEGTREGRQVQLSLGI from the coding sequence ATGGCTTACTCTCTCTCTGCCACGAAGCTAACCACCTACAAGCAATGCCCCCAGGCGTACAACTTTAAATACGAGCGGGGCCTCTCTTCACCCTCAGCTTTCGGCTCTCCTAAATTTGGCAATGCCCTACATGGCGCACTCGCAGAAATCTACAGAGATTGGAACTACGCTTATCCCCTGCCATCATTGGATTGGTTTGCTGTCTGCTGGCAGCAGCATACCGGAGAGCTGACCCCAACCCAGATTCACGAGGGCTGGATGGCATTGCAGCTCTACTATGAGCGATACGTTGCCCCACTACCCATGATCCGCAAGCCCCTTGGAGTGGAGGCGAAGCTTAAGGCCAGTTTCCAGGTGAATAATATCGAGTTCTCCCTCTCTGGAAGATATGATCGGTTGGACTTTACCGATGACGGACTGGAGCTGATCGACTACAAAACCAGTAAGACGATTGCACCCTCTGATGAAATTGATTTACAGCTAGGACTCTACTACCTAATCCTGGAGCAGACTTATCACAAAGCACTCCAAAAATTAAGCTTGATCTACTTACGGCAAGGCCAGAAAATCACGTTTGATGTGACCCCAGAACATCATCAGCAGGTTCGAGAACTGATCGGGGACATGGCGTTGAAACTGAGGGCAGACCAGGACTGGGAGCCAGAGGAGGGACAACATTGCGATCGCTGTGGGTATCAGCGGTATTGTCCTGCCAGGACGAAGAAGCCAGAGCCATTACCAGAGGGGACTCGGGAAGGGCGGCAGGTACAGTTGTCATTGGGGATTTAG
- a CDS encoding DNA cytosine methyltransferase, translated as MPLNRRSRDYAAEGILPTQTARQTMALATPFIVRNYTGAQAACIRDPLPTITTVDHNSLVQPFMVTLRNHSLFHSLEKPLGTVTAGGGHHGLVQPFLASYYSGSDQVCGMDSAIPTITAGDRHALVQPDHSISVEDCYFRMLQPHEIQAAMAFAQDYKVLGNKREKVKQLGNAVTPPVMQMIVQRCLDSLSSSHF; from the coding sequence GTGCCACTCAACCGGAGAAGTCGTGATTATGCTGCAGAGGGGATTCTACCCACCCAAACCGCCCGCCAAACAATGGCCTTGGCAACACCGTTTATTGTGCGGAACTACACCGGGGCGCAGGCTGCTTGCATCCGTGACCCACTGCCCACAATCACCACAGTTGACCATAATTCCCTGGTGCAACCTTTCATGGTGACACTCCGAAATCATAGTCTATTTCACTCGTTGGAGAAGCCGCTAGGTACGGTCACTGCTGGGGGAGGCCATCACGGCCTAGTTCAACCCTTTCTAGCTAGTTACTACAGCGGCTCAGATCAGGTCTGTGGCATGGATTCTGCCATTCCCACCATCACTGCCGGCGACCGCCATGCACTGGTGCAACCGGATCATTCCATCTCTGTTGAAGACTGCTATTTCCGTATGCTTCAGCCCCATGAAATCCAGGCAGCGATGGCCTTTGCTCAAGATTACAAAGTCTTGGGAAATAAACGCGAGAAGGTCAAGCAGCTTGGCAACGCTGTCACCCCACCCGTAATGCAGATGATTGTGCAACGTTGCCTTGATTCCCTGTCATCCTCACATTTTTGA
- the istB gene encoding IS21-like element helper ATPase IstB: MQAMIEQLQHMKLTGLLEAWREQQALPTYHDLSFDERLALMVEREYIRRQNQRMQRRLRQARLPVHATLDAVDFDVPRGLRKIQFLEFAQGHWLQENLSLILLGPTGVGKSFLAAVLAHHLCKQGHSVRYIKTADLVLELKLAKGDGSYPKLRKQLAAYDLLVLDEWLRDPLSVFEAREVLDILDERFRKASCLFATQMPLEQWHSQIQDPTLADAILDRIIHDAMKVSLRGESMRKLTSKLTLKPEGELRNDRSHEEKTTRETTPRSNPKTHKEKKGEKKEGQMDE, encoded by the coding sequence ATGCAAGCGATGATTGAACAGCTGCAACACATGAAGCTCACGGGCCTCTTGGAGGCTTGGCGAGAACAACAGGCCTTGCCCACCTATCATGATCTGTCCTTCGATGAACGACTGGCCTTGATGGTAGAGCGCGAATACATCCGGCGTCAGAATCAACGGATGCAACGCCGACTTCGACAAGCTCGACTACCGGTGCACGCCACCTTAGATGCTGTAGATTTCGATGTCCCCAGAGGACTCCGTAAGATCCAGTTCCTTGAATTTGCTCAAGGTCATTGGCTCCAAGAAAATCTGTCATTGATTCTATTAGGGCCGACCGGTGTAGGGAAGTCGTTCTTAGCGGCCGTACTGGCCCATCATTTGTGTAAGCAAGGCCATAGCGTCCGCTATATCAAAACCGCTGATCTGGTGCTGGAGTTGAAGTTGGCCAAAGGAGATGGGTCCTATCCCAAACTCCGAAAACAATTAGCTGCCTACGATCTACTGGTGCTGGATGAATGGCTTAGAGATCCTCTATCTGTCTTTGAGGCTAGAGAAGTGCTCGATATCCTAGACGAGCGGTTTCGCAAAGCCTCCTGTTTATTTGCCACGCAAATGCCCCTAGAACAATGGCACTCACAAATTCAAGATCCCACTCTGGCTGATGCCATCCTGGACCGGATTATCCATGATGCGATGAAGGTCTCGCTCCGAGGAGAATCCATGCGGAAATTGACCAGCAAACTGACCCTGAAGCCAGAAGGAGAACTGAGAAATGACCGTTCACATGAGGAGAAAACAACGAGAGAAACGACCCCAAGATCTAACCCTAAAACGCACAAGGAGAAGAAGGGTGAAAAAAAGGAGGGACAGATGGATGAATAG
- the istA gene encoding IS21 family transposase, which produces MAYKRQGATLSMSKFREIIRLHELGHNKSEIARSCFISRTSVRDYLRRAQGQSLSYDQLSQLSDSDIQHLLGKGQRQSSRKKPAIDFEYIHREMQRKGVTLGLLWMEGKERGDWNCSYSGFCRRYRQWKKQHSLSMRQTHKGAEKIFVDYCGMTVPVVHPKTGEVTQAQVFVACCGASNYTYAEATESQIIKNWLGSHQRALAFFGGVPVAIVPDNLKSGVTDPCRYEPGINRSYQDFAEHYNVIILPARPKCPRDKPKVENAVQQVERHILAPLRDQTFTSFKQLNEAIAAGLEKLNHRTMKSYGLSRRELFEQVDQPELRPLPSLSFEFGEWKSAKVSFDYHIEVNRHYYSVPYGYVGQSVSVKITESLVQIFHDHQRIAVHERSSVSFQHSTQEGHMPPAHLAHKNQSRETFITWAQNVGPATKQQVIEIFEKKAHDEQAFRALKGVQHLRTTHGAERLEAACNRANAMGMVGQRYLKSMLQHKLESDPLPDETHKVIPIHHANVRGSEYYQAT; this is translated from the coding sequence ATGGCCTATAAACGTCAAGGAGCAACCCTGTCGATGAGTAAATTTAGAGAAATTATCCGTTTACATGAACTTGGCCACAATAAATCGGAGATCGCTCGTAGCTGCTTCATCTCCCGTACCAGTGTCCGGGACTATCTGCGCCGTGCCCAGGGTCAATCACTCAGTTATGACCAGTTAAGCCAACTGAGTGATAGTGATATCCAGCATCTGCTGGGAAAAGGTCAACGTCAGTCCTCCCGTAAGAAACCTGCAATTGATTTCGAATATATACATCGAGAGATGCAACGCAAAGGGGTCACCCTGGGCCTGCTGTGGATGGAAGGTAAAGAGAGAGGAGACTGGAACTGTAGCTATAGTGGCTTTTGTCGTCGATACCGCCAGTGGAAAAAACAGCATTCGCTGTCCATGCGCCAGACCCACAAGGGAGCGGAAAAAATCTTTGTGGACTACTGCGGAATGACCGTTCCGGTGGTCCATCCCAAAACTGGTGAGGTGACTCAAGCTCAAGTATTTGTGGCCTGCTGTGGAGCGAGTAACTACACCTATGCAGAAGCGACCGAAAGCCAAATCATTAAGAACTGGCTCGGATCTCATCAACGGGCCTTGGCCTTCTTTGGTGGGGTGCCGGTCGCTATCGTTCCAGACAACCTCAAGTCAGGAGTCACAGATCCGTGCCGTTATGAGCCCGGTATCAATCGGAGTTATCAAGACTTTGCGGAACACTACAACGTGATCATCTTGCCCGCTCGCCCCAAATGCCCTCGGGACAAACCCAAAGTAGAGAATGCAGTGCAGCAAGTGGAACGTCATATTCTGGCTCCCTTGAGAGATCAGACCTTTACCAGTTTCAAGCAACTGAATGAAGCGATTGCAGCAGGGTTGGAGAAACTCAACCATCGGACCATGAAATCCTATGGTCTATCCCGTCGAGAATTATTTGAGCAAGTGGACCAACCAGAACTCAGACCCTTGCCCAGTCTCTCGTTTGAGTTTGGCGAATGGAAGAGCGCAAAAGTGAGTTTTGATTATCACATTGAGGTGAACCGCCACTATTACAGTGTCCCTTATGGCTATGTGGGCCAGTCGGTATCGGTCAAGATCACTGAATCCTTAGTACAGATTTTCCATGATCATCAGCGCATCGCGGTGCATGAACGTTCCAGCGTTTCATTTCAGCATTCCACGCAAGAGGGGCATATGCCACCGGCGCATTTGGCTCACAAAAACCAATCGAGAGAGACCTTCATCACCTGGGCTCAGAATGTTGGACCGGCAACGAAGCAACAAGTGATAGAGATCTTTGAGAAGAAAGCCCATGATGAACAAGCATTTCGAGCCTTAAAAGGGGTGCAACATCTCAGAACAACCCATGGTGCTGAAAGATTGGAAGCCGCCTGTAATCGGGCTAATGCTATGGGGATGGTGGGCCAACGCTATCTCAAGTCCATGCTCCAACACAAACTAGAATCCGACCCCTTACCGGATGAAACCCATAAGGTGATTCCCATTCACCATGCCAATGTCCGAGGGTCTGAATACTATCAAGCAACGTAG
- a CDS encoding DNA cytosine methyltransferase, translating into MKKKSYITVTDQFCGCGGSSSGASQAGCEIVMAINHWERAVETHNTNFPDTAHDCVDISACDPCRYPSTDILITSPECTNHSLARGKKRKNLGQMDLFNPQTIDPAESRSRATLWDVVRFSEVHQYNFVVVENVVEVHHWILFDSWLNAMHSLGYDHEAVFFNSMFAGSTPQSRDRVYIVFWRKNNPKPNLSFTPLAHCSECGEVEAIQSWKNPFKKWGRYGKRNQYVYRCPSCAQVVEPYYTPAHTAIDWSYPSTKVGERKRPLKPATLERIRKGLEKFCSPVLVETAYGKDTSNRVRSVEGAYSQ; encoded by the coding sequence ATGAAGAAGAAATCTTATATCACCGTCACTGATCAATTTTGCGGCTGTGGCGGTTCGAGCAGTGGTGCTTCCCAAGCGGGCTGCGAGATTGTTATGGCGATTAACCACTGGGAACGTGCGGTGGAAACCCACAATACCAACTTCCCCGATACTGCCCATGATTGCGTGGATATCAGCGCTTGTGACCCTTGTCGCTATCCCAGTACCGACATTTTGATTACTAGCCCTGAATGCACGAACCATAGTTTAGCCAGAGGGAAAAAGCGAAAGAACCTGGGCCAGATGGACTTGTTCAACCCCCAGACCATTGACCCGGCTGAAAGTCGGTCACGGGCTACGCTCTGGGATGTCGTCAGATTTTCAGAGGTTCATCAGTACAACTTCGTTGTTGTGGAGAATGTGGTCGAGGTACATCACTGGATCTTGTTCGATAGCTGGCTCAATGCCATGCATTCCTTGGGGTATGACCATGAGGCAGTGTTCTTCAATAGCATGTTTGCAGGTTCGACGCCGCAAAGCAGAGACCGGGTTTACATCGTCTTCTGGAGAAAAAACAACCCCAAACCCAATCTCAGCTTTACTCCTCTGGCCCACTGTTCGGAGTGTGGCGAGGTCGAGGCCATTCAGTCCTGGAAAAACCCATTTAAGAAGTGGGGACGCTACGGCAAGCGAAATCAATATGTATATCGCTGCCCCAGTTGCGCTCAGGTGGTGGAGCCGTACTACACCCCAGCCCATACCGCCATTGACTGGAGCTATCCCAGCACCAAGGTAGGTGAGCGCAAAAGGCCCCTAAAGCCAGCAACCCTAGAACGAATTCGTAAGGGATTAGAAAAGTTCTGTTCTCCTGTTCTGGTGGAGACGGCTTACGGCAAAGACACGAGCAATCGGGTTCGGAGTGTGGAGGGTGCATATTCTCAGTAA
- a CDS encoding phosphoadenosine phosphosulfate reductase family protein: MSATQMVLPLQVPGVSTLPDLSTYDRILVAFSGGKDSICCLLRLLELGVPKGRIELHHHLVDGLSNPSINPQSSTLFDWPITEDYCRTFAQAFDLPIYMSWLEGGLEREMCRDNQPKAPTHFETPDGEQVSGGQGKPGTRCKFPAKTADLKTRWCSSYLKIDVLSTAIANQSRFNHSRTLVVTGERAQESAARAKYQSFEPHRTDRRDSPKLRRHIDHWRPVHSYSSEQVWKTIQRWGVQAHPAYYLGWGRLSCQFCIFGSPNQWASNTAISPERTERLHQYEQAFQHTLDNKLSIPEMAAKGMVYDAIHQHPDQLRLALSKEYTLPILVDPDTWTLPAGAFGEDAGPT, encoded by the coding sequence ATGAGCGCCACCCAAATGGTCTTGCCCCTCCAGGTGCCCGGTGTTTCGACGCTCCCCGATCTGTCCACCTATGACCGTATCTTGGTTGCGTTCTCTGGTGGTAAGGATTCGATCTGTTGTCTGCTTCGACTACTGGAACTGGGCGTACCCAAGGGCAGGATTGAGTTGCATCATCACTTGGTAGACGGACTTAGCAATCCTTCAATCAACCCCCAAAGCTCTACTTTGTTTGACTGGCCTATCACAGAAGATTACTGCCGAACGTTTGCCCAAGCTTTCGATCTCCCGATTTACATGAGCTGGCTGGAGGGAGGGCTTGAACGAGAGATGTGCCGCGACAACCAACCCAAGGCACCCACGCACTTTGAAACACCTGATGGTGAGCAAGTTTCTGGAGGGCAAGGCAAGCCTGGAACCCGGTGCAAGTTTCCTGCCAAGACTGCTGACCTCAAAACCCGGTGGTGTTCTTCGTATCTAAAAATTGATGTTCTCAGCACTGCCATTGCCAACCAATCCAGGTTCAACCATTCCCGAACTCTGGTGGTCACAGGGGAGCGGGCACAGGAGAGTGCAGCCAGGGCCAAGTATCAGAGTTTCGAGCCTCACCGGACTGATCGGCGGGACAGCCCAAAGCTCAGGCGTCATATTGACCACTGGCGTCCCGTCCACTCTTATTCTTCAGAGCAAGTTTGGAAAACAATCCAGCGTTGGGGAGTGCAGGCCCATCCTGCCTACTATCTAGGCTGGGGTCGGCTGAGCTGCCAGTTCTGCATCTTCGGCTCACCTAACCAGTGGGCTTCCAATACGGCTATATCGCCAGAACGTACAGAGCGGTTGCACCAGTACGAGCAAGCGTTTCAGCACACCCTCGACAACAAGCTTTCCATTCCAGAGATGGCGGCTAAGGGCATGGTCTATGACGCCATTCACCAACATCCTGACCAGCTCCGGTTAGCCCTCAGCAAAGAATACACACTGCCCATCCTCGTTGACCCAGATACCTGGACCCTGCCTGCGGGGGCATTTGGGGAGGATGCGGGACCGACTTAA
- a CDS encoding DUF488 family protein, protein MAIYSASYFEPQNHHGSLISISRSHPRSFKVDAWLSFLAPSQRLLDDWKHNQLNEEEYTDRYRQELQQSWPQVNSWLTSLTAERDCTLLCWEKAGEFCHRNLAMKAIRKHRPDCYGGCDITADPGLRCPSCQSLVIPGVDQCYCPRCGEWIPTPI, encoded by the coding sequence ATGGCTATCTATTCCGCATCGTATTTTGAGCCTCAGAACCATCACGGGTCTCTGATATCGATTTCTCGCTCTCATCCCCGCTCCTTCAAGGTTGATGCCTGGTTATCCTTCCTAGCCCCTTCCCAAAGGCTGCTTGATGATTGGAAGCACAACCAGCTAAACGAGGAAGAATATACCGACCGATATCGTCAAGAACTCCAGCAGTCTTGGCCCCAGGTGAATTCCTGGTTAACTTCCCTGACCGCAGAAAGAGATTGCACTCTTTTGTGCTGGGAGAAAGCTGGTGAATTCTGTCATCGAAACCTAGCGATGAAAGCTATCCGTAAGCATCGACCCGATTGCTATGGTGGCTGCGATATCACCGCAGACCCGGGTCTGCGGTGCCCTAGCTGCCAATCTCTAGTCATTCCCGGTGTGGATCAGTGTTATTGCCCTCGCTGTGGCGAGTGGATTCCTACACCAATATAA
- a CDS encoding DUF3768 domain-containing protein, translating to MTTTEATQAPTIAQLNDRFRQGDHTLGQVFTTQLVQGLSSEEQQELFRLVRTFDDFNEDNDPWKEHDYGRVEFQDEQYLWKIDYYDKSLKYGSEDPRNTAFTTRVLTIMHSSEY from the coding sequence ATGACCACTACAGAAGCAACCCAAGCCCCCACTATTGCCCAGCTCAATGACCGCTTTCGTCAAGGTGACCATACCCTAGGCCAGGTCTTCACGACTCAACTTGTTCAAGGTCTTTCGTCAGAAGAGCAGCAAGAACTCTTTCGACTGGTCCGCACGTTCGATGATTTCAATGAAGATAATGACCCGTGGAAAGAGCATGATTATGGGCGAGTTGAATTTCAGGATGAGCAGTATCTCTGGAAAATAGACTATTACGACAAATCCTTGAAATACGGCTCAGAAGACCCCAGAAATACAGCCTTCACCACCCGAGTTCTGACCATTATGCATTCCAGCGAGTACTGA
- a CDS encoding helix-turn-helix transcriptional regulator: MKVVRTLELSVPDLGSAIKEAREKDPRSLTAICGAAGMTTANWYRIESEKQILPEETLRRIESVLDVDFGVDFDT; the protein is encoded by the coding sequence GTGAAAGTTGTTAGAACTCTAGAGTTAAGCGTTCCTGACTTAGGATCTGCCATCAAAGAAGCGAGAGAAAAAGATCCAAGATCTCTCACTGCTATCTGTGGCGCTGCTGGAATGACAACTGCAAACTGGTATCGAATTGAATCTGAGAAGCAGATCCTACCTGAAGAAACGTTGAGAAGAATTGAGTCGGTGTTGGACGTTGATTTTGGGGTTGATTTTGATACTTAA
- a CDS encoding DUF4259 domain-containing protein encodes MSIWGPGSFENDDSLDWIAELADSDDDNPIIDALNTVIDQADESPEAPDCAVAIAAVEVVAAWMGEPSDDCPEEVEAWVEGRPAPSATMISQARYVTEAISENSELKDLWKESDEFETWQTSMNDLLGRLLY; translated from the coding sequence ATGAGCATATGGGGACCAGGCAGCTTCGAGAATGATGACTCACTAGACTGGATAGCTGAACTGGCCGATTCTGATGACGACAATCCGATCATTGATGCTCTAAACACTGTCATCGACCAAGCAGACGAGTCCCCTGAAGCCCCTGATTGTGCGGTTGCCATTGCAGCGGTGGAGGTTGTGGCTGCATGGATGGGAGAACCCTCTGACGATTGCCCGGAGGAGGTGGAGGCATGGGTCGAAGGAAGACCAGCCCCTTCCGCAACAATGATTTCTCAGGCGAGATACGTCACCGAGGCTATTTCAGAGAATTCTGAACTCAAAGATTTGTGGAAAGAATCGGATGAGTTTGAAACATGGCAAACTTCCATGAATGATTTACTTGGCAGGTTGCTTTACTGA
- a CDS encoding Mu transposase domain-containing protein, whose amino-acid sequence MKNRIKQAIYLRGSADFTSVAEYQALIDAQVAKLNQQCQTKYEQEKEHLQPLPKYRTPDYEVLTAKVSKRSTIDVRCILYTVPSRLIGRQLELHLYHDRIVGYLERHPVVELPRKRVSGKGKRRDRCINYRHVIGSMRLKPRALSIAPGNQTYFPILNTAKFGNSSKLNLTWSRLPKSSLKVSILLQFKIKSRP is encoded by the coding sequence TTGAAGAACCGAATTAAGCAGGCGATCTATCTGCGCGGCAGTGCAGATTTTACGAGCGTTGCTGAATATCAAGCCTTGATTGATGCACAGGTCGCCAAGTTAAATCAGCAGTGCCAAACCAAGTATGAGCAGGAAAAAGAGCATCTGCAACCCTTACCTAAATATCGAACCCCTGACTATGAAGTGCTCACGGCCAAAGTCAGCAAACGCAGCACCATTGATGTCCGCTGCATTCTATACACCGTTCCTTCTCGGCTAATTGGCCGTCAATTGGAACTGCATCTATACCACGACCGGATTGTCGGCTATCTGGAACGACACCCGGTTGTGGAACTGCCAAGAAAACGCGTCAGTGGCAAAGGCAAACGTCGAGACCGTTGCATCAACTATCGCCATGTGATTGGTTCAATGCGATTGAAGCCTCGTGCTTTATCTATTGCACCTGGCAATCAGACCTACTTCCCAATCCTGAATACCGCCAAATTTGGAAACAGCTCAAAGCTCAATTTGACCTGGAGCAGGCTGCCAAAATCATCGTTGAAGGTCTCTATATTGCTGCAGTTCAAGATAAAGAGCAGGCCGTAG